One window from the genome of Crassostrea angulata isolate pt1a10 chromosome 2, ASM2561291v2, whole genome shotgun sequence encodes:
- the LOC128172297 gene encoding uncharacterized protein LOC128172297 — MMTRQRTDKYFFALNDVLTTNRLDNKPMNIWNMDKSFIALSSDSPLVVARTGTKYIHSKSGNRENITILACGNAAGVMMPPHFITKGKTQQALKSWDTENAPFGSFISVSDSGWTKQICVWTLEKKMQEISSSFTTETACPVTLVKFFRLFTKSWSSLKPDYLVNGFRVTGIYPFNPSAIPDEAYLPSQLYADPAGDSAKGNPEAMTSSYISFPADCDMAGEYTPSLPHSTPSVAASTAYSETERVFHRKVE, encoded by the exons ATGATGACGAGACAACGAACGGACAAGTACTTTTTTGCTTTAAACGACGTTCTGACTACAAACAGACTAGACAACAAACCAATGAACATATGGAATATGGACAAGAGTTTCATTGCGCTCTCTTCTGATTCCCCACTTGTTGTAGCCAG AACAGGCACAAAATACATTCATTCGAAGTCTGGGAATCGAGAGAACATCACAATTCTGGCATGTGGCAATGCAGCAGGTGTAATGATGCCTCCTCACTTCATCACAAAAGGCAAAACGCAGCAAGCACTTAAATCCTGGGACACAGAAAATGCCCCCTTTGGGTCTTTTATCAGCGTGTCTGATTCTGGGTGGACAAAACAG ATCTGTGTTTGGacccttgaaaaaaaaatgcaagaaaTCAGTTCTTCCTTCACAACAGAGACAGCCTGTCCTGTGACTCTTGTCAAGTTTTTTCGGCTTTTCACAAAGTCGTGGAGCAGTCTAAAACCCGATTATCTTGTAAATGGGTTCAGGGTGACTGGTATTTATCCATTCAATCCATCTGCCATTCCAGATGAAGCCTATCTGCCATCACAATTGTATGCTGATCCTGCAG GAGATAGTGCAAAGGGAAACCCTGAAGCAATGACCTCTTCCTACATATCATTCCCTGCAGATTGTGACATGGCTGGAGAATATACACCATCCCTCCCTCATTCAACTCCCTCAGTTGCTGCTTCCACTGCATATTCGGAAACTGAGAGAGTTTTTCACCGTAAGGTTGAATAG